The Spirosoma sp. SC4-14 DNA window GATCCGGAGGGCTATGTTCAACAGGTTCAGGATCTGATTCATAATCGGGAGGCTCGGATAGGAGAAGAAATCAGAATGGTGAATGGACATATTCTGGAACGCGATTATATTCCGATTTCTCTGGGCGATCAGTATCTGGGGCACCTCTGGAAATTTACGGATGTCACCGAAAAATACCTTGCCCGCGAGCAAATTCGCCGGAGCGAAGAAAAGTATAGGGGCATTATGAATAACATGGAGCTCGGCCTTCTGGAAGTAGATAACGACCAGACGATAACGAGAGCCTACGAGCGATTCTGCCATATGGTGGGGTATTCGGAAGAAGAACTCATTGGGCAAAATGCTGCCCAATTATTTCTTCCGGAAGAATTTTCGGACGTGAATCAACACCACGAGAGCGAGCGCAAACAAGGTAATGCCAGTTCATATGAAATGCAGCTTCGTAAGAAAGATGGTAGCCGAATCTGGGTGCTTATCAGTGGCGTTCCCATCATAGACGAAGAGAATCGCATTGTGGGATCGATGGGAATCCACTATGACCTGACGGAACGGAAGCGCCTGGAAGAAGAACTGGCCCACGCCAAAGAAATTGCCGACGAAGCCCGACAAGCCGAAAAACAGTTTCTGGCTAATATGAGCCACGAAATCCGAACACCCCTCAATGCCATTATCGGAATGTCGCATTTGCTGTTCGATACGCAGCCAACGCACCAGCAGCGGGAATACATTGAAATTCTGAAAACGTCGGCCGATTTTCTGCATAGTTTGATTTCTGATTTGCTGGATATGACAAAAATTGAAGCAGGACGAATTGAGGTGCAGGCCCGGCCGTTTGATCTGGTTGGCTTGCTGCGGTCGACGCAGAAAGTTTTTGAGATGAAGCTGCACGACCGACCCATTTCGATCGACGTGATGCTGGATACGCGCATCTCGGGCAATTTTGTGGGCGACGAACTTATGCTCAATCAGATTCTGATGAATCTGGTTGGTAATGCCGAAAAGTTTACCGAAGAGGGTAGTATTCAACTAACAGCCAGAATAAAAAAGGAGGAAAAAGGAGTTTGCTGGATTGAATTTGCCGTAACGGACACCGGTATCGGTATTCCGTCCGATAAGCTGGATCTGGTCTTTCAGAAGTTCAAACAGGTAAACCCATACGGTCAGAAACACAAAGGGACCGGGTTGGGGCTGGCCATTACGAAAGAACTGGTCGAAATTCAGGGCGGTTCTATTTCGGTGCGGAGCCATGAGGGCGAGGGGAGTACGTTTCTGTTTGTATTACCTTTTACAAAAGAGGTTTTATCTGGCGAGCCGGTGCAAAAACCTGTGAACGATGCAACCGTAGCCCGAGATCTTAAGGTTTGCCACGTATTGGTTGTAGAAGACAACCTGATGAATCAGAAGTACATCTGTAGTTTGCTGAACAAATGGAAGATTCCTTATACATTGGCAATGGATGGTAAAAAAGCCGTTGAACAGGCAAAAAAAGAGCAATTCGATGTTATCATGATGGACATTCAAATGCCTATCATGAATGGCTATGAAGCAACGGTGGCTATTCGGAGCACGCAGAACCCGAACCAGCACACGCCTATTGTCGCCTTAACTGCATCGGCGATGCTCGACCATAAAAACATGGCAATGGAAGTAGGGATGAACGATTTTCTGACTAAACCCTTTGAACCTGATCAACTCATGGACATTCTACAACGATACGCTCCTGTGTCTGTGCCAAATTCGCCTGAAATCCAGATAGATCAGGCCGCATTGATGGAATTGTATGGGGGCGATCCTGACTATGTAGCGGAGATGATCGGCACCTTTCTGACCGATATTGTACCCGATATACAACTACTGCCCAGCCTGCTTGATCAGAAAAATTCGGACGAACTTGCCCGTATGATTCATAAACTGAAACCAACATTCAGTATGGTGGGTTTGCCCGGTCTACAGAATAAAATGATAGAACTGGAAGAGGCCGTTAAGCAGGGTGCCCAACCAGAACTGATCGAAACATACTGCAATGCTATTGTGACCGAAACAAATAATGTGTTGCCTGTATTGGAAAAAGAAATGCACAGGTTTTCGCAGTTATAACCTATGATTTTACGATGTATTCTTGTTGAAGACGAGCCTATGGCTCGCAAATCGTTACAGCGCCTGTGTGAGAATCATGCCTCGCTGGATCTGGTTGGGGTGTTCGATAATGCCGCCGATGCACTAAGTTTTCTGACAAACCATGCCATTGATCTGATCTGGCTCGACATTGAGATGCCAGGACTATCGGGTTTTGAGTTGCTGGAAAACCTACCCATCATTCCATCGGTAGTGATGACCACCGGCAAAACGGAATATGCTTATCAGGCATTTCAGTATCAGGTTATTGATTATCTCCATAAGCCCATAACCATACCCCGCTTCAATCTGGCCGTTGAAAAAGTACTAGAACTCAATAAACTCAATAAACTGGCCACCGACCGAAAAGAGATTTATATCAAAAATGAGGGGCGGTATGTTCGGTTACCGTTCGATACAATCACGTACATTGAAAATATTGGCGATTATGTAAAAATCTATACAGCAACCCAGACCTATGTGGTCTACACAACCATGAAGTCGCTCGAAGAAAAACTGGGGCCACAATTCCTGCGCGTACACCGGTCTTATATCGTTCACCTCAACAAGATTGTCGATATTGAAGAAAATACGCTGGTTATTACCGATAAAGTTATACCCATCAGCCGGGCCAACAAATCTGAACTGATGAGCCGACTCAACTTGCTCTAGTCACTTCTGGCAAATGAGTAACATTAATTCGGCATTCGGGCCGGGTAGAGGGCTGAGCTAACAGGAATTTAATTGTTGTTCGGGTTGGATTTCGATTCGCGATTCGCGACGTTTGCCGCGTTCTCCATTCAACCTGTTTCAACTTATGACAAACCCACAACTCGCCAGCCTGTTCCCTGGCGACGAGTCTCAAATTCCGGCCAATTATCGAATTGAGCCAATCCATCAGCGCCAATACCTGATCAATGGCGAGATGCGTCAGTGGGATGGCCCGGTTTCTGACGTGTACTCGCCTATCTGCTTGCCAGCTGCCAATGGAGCACTTGAACGCGTACTCGTTGGAAGTTATCCGGTTACGGGGCCTAAAGAAGCACTCGATGCACTGGACGCTGCCGTTGCCGCCTACGATAATGGCCGTGGCCAATGGCCAACCATGTCGGTTGCCGACCGCATTAAGTGTATGGAAACGTTTGTTGGCAAAATGCTCGAAAAGAAAGAGCTTGTCGTGAACCTCATTATGTGGGAAATTGGCAAGAATCTGGCCGATGCCACAAAAGAATTTGACCGAACGGCGAAATACATTTATGATACCATCGATACCCTGAAAAATATGGACCGCAATTCTTCACGGTTCCGTATTGAAGAAGGTATCATCGGGCAAATTCGCCGATCACCTCTGGGTGTTGTGCTGGCAATGGGGCCATTCAATTACCCGCTCAACGAGACGTACACAACCCTTATTCCGGCTATTCTGATGGGAAACACCATCCTGTTCAAAACACCGAAACACGGGTCATTATTGCATTATCCGTTGCTCGAAGCGTTTCAGACCAGTTTCCCGAAGGGCGTTGTTAACTCGCTCTACGGTCGTGGTGCCAATGTGGTGCCACCAGTCATGCAGTCGGGCAAGATCAATGTATTGACCCTGATCGGATCGAGCCGGGTGGCTGATGAACTACAGCGACAACACCCCAAACTAAACCGGCTTCGGTCAATTATGAGTCTGGATGCCAAAAACGCGGCAATTATCTTGCCCGATGCTGATCTGGACGTAGCCGTGAGCGAATGTTTACTGGGGTCGTTATCATTTAATGGGCAGCGCTGCACCGCCATCAAAATTGTTTGGGCACATAGCAGTATAGTGGACGAATTTCTGAAACGGTTCAGCACTGCCGTAAACAAGCTGAAACTAGGTATGCCCTGGATGGCCGGTGCGCAGATTACCCCTTTGCCTGAGCCAACTAAAACCCAATATCTGGCCGAGATTATTGCTGATGCTCAGGCAAAAGGGGCCGCAATTGTTAACGAAGGTGGTGGCGAAATGATTGCTTCTTTGTTTCAGCCTGCGGTTGTGTATCCCGTAAGTGAAGGCATGCGCTTGTATCGGGAAGAACAATTCGGCCCCGTTATTCCGGTTGTACCTTTCAGTGATACCGACGAGTTTATCGATTACCTCATCACCGACGACCATGGGATGCAGGCCAGTATTTTCGGTACCGATACCAATGAGATTGCGAAACTGATTGACCCGCTGGTTAATCTGGTAAGTCGCGTCAACATCAATGCCCAGTGTCAGCGAGGACCTGATACCTTTCCGTTTACGGGGCGTAAAGATTCGGCCGAAGGAACACTATCGGTCGAAGATGCGCTCCGGTCGTTTTCGATTCGGTCGGCGGTAGCTACTAAAGACACCGAAGCAAACAAACATATTCTAAACGAGATTGTTCGGGAGCACAAATCGGAGTTTTTGAGTACTAATTTTATTTTTTAGGCAGTGCCGGAGGCACTTCATTGAATAGGAAACAGGTGTAGTGCTGGCAATTGAATGATAATCCTATAATTTGCCAGTGAATTACGCTTGTTTCCTATTTCGGTATTTTCTCACTAAACACGTCTGACTAATGGGCCTTTTCGATTTTATCCGTAATGAGTTCATCGAAGTAATCGATTGGGTGGACAATTCCACTGATACGGTTATCTATAAATTTCCCGATAACGGCAATAACATCAAATATGGAGCGCAACTTACCGTTCGGGAGTCGCAGATGGCGGTTTTTCTGAACGAAGGGAAATTGGCCGATGTTTATCCGCCCGGCCGCTACGAACTCACCACGAAGAATATGCCAATTATGACTACGCTACAGTCGTGGAAGTATGGCTTCGAATCGCCCTTTAAGGCCGATGTGTATTTCGTATCGACCAAGCAGTTTACTAATCTGAAATGGGGTACCCAAAACCCAATCATCGTTCGTGATCCTGAGTTCAAACAGGTGCGGGTGCGTGCGTTTGGCGTTTTTTCGCTACGGGTAACCGATGGCGGAAAGTTTATTCATGAGTTTGGCGGAACAACACCTGTAGTTCGGATAGGTGATCTTGAAGAACAGCTCCGAAC harbors:
- a CDS encoding SPFH domain-containing protein, with protein sequence MGLFDFIRNEFIEVIDWVDNSTDTVIYKFPDNGNNIKYGAQLTVRESQMAVFLNEGKLADVYPPGRYELTTKNMPIMTTLQSWKYGFESPFKADVYFVSTKQFTNLKWGTQNPIIVRDPEFKQVRVRAFGVFSLRVTDGGKFIHEFGGTTPVVRIGDLEEQLRTAIVSKFSDTIAESNISILDLARNYQELGEKMRPILQDDFTAYGLELTRFYIENTSLPPEVEAFLDKTTQMNMVGDMARFQQFQAGVSLEKAAEEGGAGSAAILMGGLGNFMGGASAQNAQQPTGDDKAKTMELLKQLADLKTAGVLTEEEFAAKKAELLAKI
- a CDS encoding PAS domain S-box protein; translated protein: MTEQSDIELLKRHLEREKAARAEAEAILEKKAMELYNANEQLQHLNGNLEQQIRDKLNELSQSEQRYRHLVESVQDILYKISPEGFFTFVNSVVERSLGYTEQEFVGKHFTDIVAPGYRKRLLEFYLTMIQDRIDSTYQEFPIVAKDGHLVWIGQTVRLIVDGNTIIELVAVARDISDRKQTEIELQRTQTRLSTLITSMHSAILVKDENRRIILVNQLFCDMFCMDKRPDQLIGLDYSQSAEAVKHMMEDPEGYVQQVQDLIHNREARIGEEIRMVNGHILERDYIPISLGDQYLGHLWKFTDVTEKYLAREQIRRSEEKYRGIMNNMELGLLEVDNDQTITRAYERFCHMVGYSEEELIGQNAAQLFLPEEFSDVNQHHESERKQGNASSYEMQLRKKDGSRIWVLISGVPIIDEENRIVGSMGIHYDLTERKRLEEELAHAKEIADEARQAEKQFLANMSHEIRTPLNAIIGMSHLLFDTQPTHQQREYIEILKTSADFLHSLISDLLDMTKIEAGRIEVQARPFDLVGLLRSTQKVFEMKLHDRPISIDVMLDTRISGNFVGDELMLNQILMNLVGNAEKFTEEGSIQLTARIKKEEKGVCWIEFAVTDTGIGIPSDKLDLVFQKFKQVNPYGQKHKGTGLGLAITKELVEIQGGSISVRSHEGEGSTFLFVLPFTKEVLSGEPVQKPVNDATVARDLKVCHVLVVEDNLMNQKYICSLLNKWKIPYTLAMDGKKAVEQAKKEQFDVIMMDIQMPIMNGYEATVAIRSTQNPNQHTPIVALTASAMLDHKNMAMEVGMNDFLTKPFEPDQLMDILQRYAPVSVPNSPEIQIDQAALMELYGGDPDYVAEMIGTFLTDIVPDIQLLPSLLDQKNSDELARMIHKLKPTFSMVGLPGLQNKMIELEEAVKQGAQPELIETYCNAIVTETNNVLPVLEKEMHRFSQL
- a CDS encoding LytTR family DNA-binding domain-containing protein, encoding MILRCILVEDEPMARKSLQRLCENHASLDLVGVFDNAADALSFLTNHAIDLIWLDIEMPGLSGFELLENLPIIPSVVMTTGKTEYAYQAFQYQVIDYLHKPITIPRFNLAVEKVLELNKLNKLATDRKEIYIKNEGRYVRLPFDTITYIENIGDYVKIYTATQTYVVYTTMKSLEEKLGPQFLRVHRSYIVHLNKIVDIEENTLVITDKVIPISRANKSELMSRLNLL
- a CDS encoding NADP-dependent glyceraldehyde-3-phosphate dehydrogenase is translated as MTNPQLASLFPGDESQIPANYRIEPIHQRQYLINGEMRQWDGPVSDVYSPICLPAANGALERVLVGSYPVTGPKEALDALDAAVAAYDNGRGQWPTMSVADRIKCMETFVGKMLEKKELVVNLIMWEIGKNLADATKEFDRTAKYIYDTIDTLKNMDRNSSRFRIEEGIIGQIRRSPLGVVLAMGPFNYPLNETYTTLIPAILMGNTILFKTPKHGSLLHYPLLEAFQTSFPKGVVNSLYGRGANVVPPVMQSGKINVLTLIGSSRVADELQRQHPKLNRLRSIMSLDAKNAAIILPDADLDVAVSECLLGSLSFNGQRCTAIKIVWAHSSIVDEFLKRFSTAVNKLKLGMPWMAGAQITPLPEPTKTQYLAEIIADAQAKGAAIVNEGGGEMIASLFQPAVVYPVSEGMRLYREEQFGPVIPVVPFSDTDEFIDYLITDDHGMQASIFGTDTNEIAKLIDPLVNLVSRVNINAQCQRGPDTFPFTGRKDSAEGTLSVEDALRSFSIRSAVATKDTEANKHILNEIVREHKSEFLSTNFIF